The proteins below come from a single Chryseobacterium sp. MA9 genomic window:
- a CDS encoding beta-1,6-N-acetylglucosaminyltransferase: MQTSDPRTKPYPKTLESHTGPHVRIAYFIMLHHKSEVFKEMFKKIYTRDQFYLIHIDRKAKPDFIEEIQLYAVQFPNVYILDSLNIVSGGFNMVQAELNAMEFLLNVSKEWDYFINLSGEDYPLKSQNIIRQFLSTHKDRNYLFYYDQKFYRPDTLQRIQSYFTEFAYVISSFIYKRTFMKGVTPFIGGKWFIFTRETCLFLINNKMVMDFEDYYLHTFLPAESFFQTVLMNTSFSDIIINDDKRAVLEKSIFQNTQSTFNYIESLKSGNQLFIRKINNKTDENIRKYIEESFHLPLPFVNEIERELKRDNRQNN; encoded by the coding sequence ATGCAAACTTCTGATCCCAGAACAAAACCTTATCCCAAAACACTAGAATCACATACAGGCCCACATGTAAGGATTGCATATTTTATTATGCTACATCATAAATCTGAAGTATTTAAGGAGATGTTTAAGAAAATTTATACAAGGGATCAGTTTTATCTTATTCATATCGACAGAAAAGCCAAGCCTGATTTCATTGAAGAAATACAGCTATATGCAGTTCAGTTTCCCAATGTCTATATTCTGGACAGTCTGAATATTGTTTCAGGAGGCTTCAATATGGTTCAGGCTGAATTGAATGCTATGGAGTTTCTCTTAAATGTAAGTAAAGAATGGGACTATTTTATTAATCTAAGCGGTGAAGATTATCCCCTGAAATCACAAAATATTATCCGCCAATTTCTTTCTACCCATAAAGACAGAAATTATCTTTTTTATTACGACCAGAAATTTTACAGACCGGACACCCTGCAAAGAATACAAAGTTATTTTACAGAATTTGCCTATGTGATCTCATCTTTCATCTACAAAAGAACATTTATGAAAGGAGTAACCCCTTTTATTGGCGGAAAATGGTTCATTTTTACAAGAGAAACCTGCTTATTCTTAATCAATAATAAAATGGTAATGGATTTTGAAGATTATTATCTTCATACTTTTTTACCTGCAGAATCTTTTTTTCAGACTGTTCTTATGAATACATCATTTAGTGATATCATTATTAATGATGATAAAAGAGCTGTACTTGAGAAATCAATTTTTCAAAATACACAGAGTACATTCAATTATATTGAATCTTTAAAATCCGGCAACCAACTTTTTATCAGGAAGATAAACAACAAAACTGATGAAAATATCAGAAAATATATTGAAGAAAGTTTTCATCTTCCCTTACCCTTTGTGAATGAAATTGAAAGGGAATTAAAAAGAGATAACCGCCAGAACAACTGA
- a CDS encoding winged helix-turn-helix domain-containing protein gives MEKKLALEHLKLATLDSQGLTQITPFGTGKDAVLHALEHLGYIQIDTLSMVERAHHHTLWTRIPDFKADYLEELVEERKVFEYWFHAASYLPMQDFRYVLPQMLTIKRGESRYYNADPKVMEYVIDIIRNEGPKRARDFENESHKAGTWWNWKPAKLALERLFMQGDLMISGRSGMQKTYDLAERVLPSSINTTEPTPLEFAKYLVTTNLRAYGFTTVKQITHLRTGNDLKKNVNEVLQAMLEEDTISKAKVDGGNSVYVQNKLLERTFDLTDSNVWLLSPFDNSIIHRDRIKQIFDFDFRLECYTPKEKRQYGYFCLPILFGDQFIGRVDCKAHRKEKKFELIHLHIENNTIAPELWLTPFVETIKRFAVFNGCESWVLTKVSPSKLGTTVKKELSRLRFKK, from the coding sequence ATGGAAAAGAAGTTGGCGTTAGAACACTTAAAGCTTGCAACATTAGACAGTCAGGGATTAACACAAATTACACCGTTCGGAACCGGAAAAGATGCGGTTCTTCATGCCTTGGAGCATCTCGGATATATACAGATTGATACTTTATCTATGGTGGAGCGTGCCCATCATCATACGCTTTGGACAAGAATTCCTGACTTTAAGGCAGATTATCTTGAAGAACTGGTTGAGGAGCGTAAGGTATTTGAATATTGGTTTCATGCAGCTTCTTATCTTCCGATGCAGGATTTCCGGTATGTTTTACCTCAAATGCTTACCATCAAGCGAGGGGAATCCCGCTACTACAATGCAGACCCAAAAGTAATGGAATATGTCATAGACATCATTCGCAATGAAGGTCCTAAACGGGCAAGAGATTTTGAAAACGAAAGTCATAAAGCAGGAACCTGGTGGAACTGGAAACCTGCCAAACTAGCTCTTGAAAGGCTTTTCATGCAGGGTGATCTGATGATCAGCGGACGTTCCGGAATGCAGAAAACATATGATCTGGCTGAAAGAGTTCTGCCCTCTTCCATTAATACCACAGAACCTACTCCACTTGAGTTTGCGAAATATCTGGTAACAACCAATCTCCGTGCTTATGGGTTTACTACAGTAAAGCAGATTACCCATCTTCGGACAGGAAATGACCTGAAGAAAAATGTGAATGAAGTTTTACAGGCTATGCTTGAAGAAGATACAATATCGAAAGCTAAAGTTGATGGAGGAAACTCTGTTTATGTTCAAAATAAACTGCTGGAAAGAACATTTGATCTGACAGATTCTAATGTATGGCTGCTGTCACCATTTGATAATTCTATTATTCATCGTGACCGGATCAAACAGATTTTTGATTTTGATTTCCGGTTGGAATGCTATACTCCAAAAGAAAAAAGACAGTATGGTTACTTCTGTCTGCCCATTCTGTTTGGAGATCAGTTCATCGGAAGGGTTGACTGTAAAGCGCACAGAAAGGAAAAAAAATTTGAACTTATTCATTTACATATTGAAAACAATACGATAGCTCCTGAATTATGGCTTACACCTTTTGTAGAAACCATAAAACGCTTTGCTGTCTTCAACGGTTGTGAATCCTGGGTTCTGACAAAGGTGAGCCCATCAAAATTGGGCACTACTGTAAAAAAAGAATTATCCAGATTAAGGTTTAAAAAGTAA